In Camelina sativa cultivar DH55 chromosome 16, Cs, whole genome shotgun sequence, a single window of DNA contains:
- the LOC104750169 gene encoding bZIP transcription factor 2-like: MFSTNLEPVHICFDDAMITGEELTEILAFLQSDESDNPSGTSEMVQADEKKRRRTLSNRESAKRSRLKKKKRFEELTEELNRLNQRNQELKNRLANVVSCGNDISNENNRLRTESVCLEMRLLDLYRFLVAIQSPVSTRVTYITELQI; encoded by the coding sequence ATGTTTTCGACCAATTTAGAGCCGGTTCATATCTGCTTTGATGATGCTATGATAACCGGAGAAGAACTCACAGAAATATTGGCGTTTCTTCAATCAGACGAGTCGGATAATCCAAGCGGTACAAGCGAGATGGTACAGgctgatgagaagaagagaaggcgGACATTATCGAACCGGGAATCGGCAAAGAGAtcaaggttgaagaagaagaaacgtttTGAAGAATTAACCGAAGAGTTGAACCGGCTGAACCAAAGGAATCAGGAGCTGAAAAACCGGTTAGCTAATGTGGTTAGTTGTGGTAATGACATATCGAATGAAAATAACAGGTTGAGAACCGAATCGGTTTGCCTTGAAATGAGGCTTCTAGACTTGTACCGGTTTTTAGTGGCCATTCAATCGCCAGTCTCAACGAGAGTAACTTACATCACAGAGCTCCAGATTTAA